The Sulfolobus islandicus Y.N.15.51 sequence ATTATGATTTCCCCGCATTACCCTAACAGTATCACCTTTTCTCACTCTAATACGTTTTATACCATATTGAGAGGCAATCTCATCAGAGACTTTAGCAATCAACAACTTCTTCCTTTGATGTAATGGTAAAGTGTGTAATAATCTCCTCTGTTTAGAAGGTTTAAGAGATACCATATTTCCTACACCACCAATGTAGCAAGACTTGCTATTTTTGGCCATCTTTCAGCTGCTTCTCTTGCTATTGGACCCCTAACTTCAGTACCTTTTGGTGTTCCGTCTGGGTTTATTATGACTACTGCATTATCTTCAAAGGAGATCCAGGTACCATCTGGTCTTCTATATGGCATTCTTTGTCTCACGATTACTGCCCTAAATTTCTGTTTTCTAACCTCTGGTGTTCCTCTCTTAACTGAGACCATAACCATATCGGCAATATTGGCAAATGGAACTCTTCTCAGAACACCTCTATAACCATACACTCCAATTATCATAGCTTCTTTTGCTCCACTATTATCAGCAACGTTAACTACTGAATAATGCTGGAGACTTGGCGTTAAACCTTTTCTGGATCCTAAAACTTGAATCTTTTCTGACACTTTAACTCACCTTGCTTAATACCACAAAACTTATAGATTTAGAAAGAGGTCTGCATTCGCCAATTATAACTTTATCTCCCTCTCTAACGTTAACACACGGTGGTACATGAGCATGTATCCTACTCCTTCTCCTTTCATATCTCTTATATTTCGAGTCATAGTATAAGTATTGCCTTTCTATAACTGCAGCTTTAGTACCTTTATACTTTACAATGACTCCTTCCAGTATAATGCCCCTAACTCTCAATGATCCATGATAAGGGCAATCTTCATCTTCGCATGCCTTCTCGGGAATAACAACATTAGGTATTCCCGGGTCCTTTACCATCTTCCCCTTAGATCCCATCTAGCTCACCTAAATTCTTCTCCAAGGTTTTCTTACCAGCCTATAGCCAGCTATTATAAAAGACTTACCTTTAAAAGTTATCTCAAATATACCATGAGCTTTAAATATCCTTATAACCTTGTTTTTCCCCCTTAACCTAATCAAAAATGTTTTTTCTGTCTCTAGTAAAATTAGACCTTCTCTAGAAATTAGAGAAGGATCCGTGTACCATAAAATCCTTATTTTAGAATTAATATAATCCAAAATCATAAAACATATAAAATTATTTATTCTCCACTTTTGCTTTTCCTTTACCTTCTCTCTTCTTTTCACTTAAAACTGTTAATATTCTTGCTATGTCTTTTCTTGTGTTTCTAATGCTTGCAGTGTTCTTTAAAGTTCCCATTCTAGCTTGCACTCTAAGTTTCATTAATTCCAATCTTAGCTCATCCACCTTTTTTATCAACTCTCCTTTTTCCATTTTCCTTAACTCTTCAAGATCTACCGTCATTCTTTCTCACCCTCACCTTTCTCCTCACTCTTTTGTGAGGATTCTTCAATAAAAGTTACATTAGTTACTGATACCTCTTGAGGAACGGAAGGAGACTCTTTCAAACTGATTTTATCTTCAATCTTCAGTGGTTTAGTTATAACTACCTCGACACCAAATATTCCAGGCTTTAACATCGCTATAGCAATTGCTCTATCTATCATCTTCTCTAATTGTTGCCCGCTCTTATACACAATACCCTCCTTTAACTTCTCATATCTTGCCCTTTCCGTAGTAAGCTTGCCGCTTATTATTATTTCCGCACCTAATGCACCGGCATTCATAATTCTTCTCATTGATATGAAAGCGGCTCTCCTAAAGTGATATCCCTTTTCTAAAGCTATTGCCAACCTAAATGCCATTACTCTAGCATTGAGCTCCGGGTTCTCCACATTCGTTATTGTAATTTGTGGATTCTCTAACCCAAAAACTTTTTCGAAGATTTGTGCAAGCTGTTTTATATTTCTTCCACCCCTTCCTATAATCATTGAAGGTCTTCCTGCATATATTATAACCCTAGTTCCAATTGGAGTCTTCAATACCTCTACTCCTGCATACTCAGCATTATAGTATTGCTTAGCTAGATACTCATCAATCTTGACTTTCACTATAGACTTCTCAAGGAAATATCTCTTGATGTTTGGTATCTTACTCCACCTCCTCCAAGATTACCTCTACATTAGATGTCCTTCTGTACTTTGCAGTAGCCCTCCCAAATGCTCTGGGCATATATCTTTCTAATGTTATACCCTTGTGGGCAGCTATATGCCTTATAATTAATTTATCGATATCCAGCCCTTTATTAGTTGCATTAGCCTCAGCGTTTTCTAACAACTTTAACACTTGCCTTATAGCTTTCTTTGGATATCTACCAGCCTTTATTTTCCATTTAGCAGATATATTAGCTTTATGTGATGCACCCTTATTATATCTCCAGAATGGTAGGGCTTCCTTTTCTTCTAAAACTCTGTTTAGAAAATCTTTCGCATCATTAAGATACATTCCTCTAATAGCTTTGCAAACATTATAAAGATCTCTTATGGATGCAGGAACATCTCTTATCACAGCTTTTGCAATTTTCAACTCATCAAGATTTAATTGAGGATAATTCCAACTTGCCATAGCTGATCATCCTTTCATTGCTAAGAATAAACTTGACCTTGTAGCCTTTAACCCTGGTTCTCCATGTTCAACCTTCTTAGTGGTTATTGAATACTCTCCCAAGTAATGACCTATCATTTCTGGCGTAACTGTAAATTCAACAAATTCCTTGCCATTATAGACAGCCATCTTAAGACCAATTAGCTCTGGCAATATAACTAAGTTTCTGACATGCGTCTTTATGGTCTTATTAACCTTTCCTTCTCTTCTATATTTCCTTATTTTTTCCAGCAAGTGCCTTTGTGCATCAGTAAATCCACGTTTTAATGATCTCCTTTGCCTTGAAGGTAGTAACTTAATAAACTCATCCATTGGCATATTTAGTAACTCATCTATACTCTTACCTCTGTATTTAAAGTTCTTCCATTCAGGTGGTATTTCTAATGACATCTAATTTCACCTATTCCCCCTTTTCATTTATAAAATTCACTTACCCTCCTTCCTCCCTGTTCTCCTTGCCGCAATATGACCAACTTTTCTACCTGGAGGAGCATTTCTAGATACCGTAGAAGGTCTGCTTACACTCTGATGTAGCCCACCACCATGAGGATGATCGACTACATTCATTGCAACTCCCCTTACAATAGGCCATTTCTTAGCCTTTACTTTATACTTCCAATAATTAGCTCCAGCCTTCAATAGTGGTTTTTCTACAACTCCACCACCAGCCACTACACCAACGGTAGCTCTAGCCTTATTCGAAACTGCTTTTATCTTATCTGAAGGTAATTTAATTAACACCTTATCACCGCTCTTGCCTACTACTACTGCATATGAACCAGCACTTCTAGCGTATTTGCCTCCGTCTCCAAAATTTTCTTCAACATTACATACTATTGTACCTTCTGGCGCATCACCTATCTCTATAACATTACCATTAGCTATTGGAGATCCTTTACCGAATTCGATCTTCTGGTTAATAACCAAACCTTGAATTGCTTGCGTTAAAAACTTGGTTCCGTTCTCTAATTTTATGATAGCAACAGGCGTATTCATCCCTGGATTATGCACTATGTCTATTACCTTGCCTACAAGATGTCCAAATATGTTAGGATACCTTACCTTACCTATTCGTAGCCAACTTGGACTCCTAAAAGTTGGAGAACCTTTTCCCGCCCTCTGCTGTAATAAATTCTTACCCATTCTATATCACCTCACAAAATGCCCAATCTGTGGGCTATATCACTTGCTTTATATTCTGGTGCTAATTTTACATATGCCTTCTTGTAACCTTGAGGTGTTATAACTACGTTAACTTTTACCACCTTAACACTAAATAATCTCTCAACAGATTTCTTAATGTCATCCCTTGTATCACTCTTATCTACTATTAATGTAAGTGTATTATAGGACTCAATAAGTTTTAATGCTTTCTCTGTAGCTAAAGCCATTTGAATCATTCTAACTCACCAACCTCTTACTCAATCGCTCATCTAAAATCTTTATGCTAGTTTCAGTATAAATAGTAAGCCTGCCTGAATGTGCACCTGGAGCCAGATGAATAACGCTTACATCTTTAGCGTTAACTACGTCAACTCCAGCTATGTTTCGTGCTGCCTTAACTATTGGAGAATTACTGTCGTGTACTATTATTAGTGGGCCTATTGATTCCTTATATTTTCTACCCCTCATTTTGCCCTTTCCAGCCCTTATCCTAATCCTCTCTTTTACTCTCTTTACATCATCATAAACACCTATCTTCTCTAAAAATTCTTCAACCTCGCTTGCAGTTTTTAAACTAACAATATCATCAGTTACTACTATAGGAAAACTTACTGAATCTTTAAATACATGTCCCCTAGCCTTAACGAAAACTTTGTCTGCTGTAGCGCTTAACGCACTAATTACTGCCAATTGTTTCTCCTTATCGTTCACCTCTTCTACAAGCTTTTTGTCTACCGAAGGCGGAAATGTTAACCTACCACCTACGGTATTAGGTGCTAAGGCAGCTTCTCCAGAGTTTTTAACTCTAGGAACTCTGGCCATACCTAGATTTATTCCAAAACTCTCAGCTGATGTTCTTTTGCCTGCCATAGGATCTCTGCCTTTTGGTTGCAGAGAATGTGTAAACTCTGCTAAAAATACTCTTCTTATTATATCTTTTCTTACCGGAAACGAAAAAATGAAAGGTAACTCTACCTCTTTTACCTTATTTCCATCTTTATCTAAAATCACAGAGTTTTTCTTAACTAGTTCTAAATACATTTACTTTCACCCTTGCTTACTTAAAAGGTTAACATAAGTTATCTTAGGAGCGTTTTCAAAAACATAAGAAGGTCTAACAGCCTCTCTTAAGAATATCGGCCTTTTCTTTGAACCTAATATAGAACCTTCCAACAAAATATACGTGTTCCTAACTATTCCGTACCTTACAAAACCACCTGCGGGATTTATCTCCTTAGGATCATCACCAATTTTTATAATTCTCTTATTATATTCTGTTCTTCTGTGAAAACCTAACTGACCTGGCTGAGGTGTATAGCTAGGTGTCCCTAAAGACGGACCTCTAGTACCTATTTTCCTACTTCCTTTTCTATGCTTATGCCATCTAGGTAATTCTACTACACTGTACCTTTTTATTACACCAGCGAAACCTTTGCCCTTAGTAACTCCTACTACATCTATTAGTTGACCCTCCTTGAAAACGTCTTTAATTGAAATTTCTTTTCCTAAAACGTTTAGTGCATAATCTAGTTGTGCTTTCTTTTCTCCTCCACCTATCTGGATCTCTACTAAATCTGGCACTTTTTTACCTAATGATGGTATCTTCCTAGGTTGTGTAGCTACCAAGAGCCTAAAATAGACTATTCTATCCAGGTTAGATTTGATAAGATCTAACTTACTACCAAACTTTTCCTCAAACTTCTTTTTACTTTCATCATTTTTCAAAAAGGATGAAAGAGAATGAATTCTTCTCGTAATATCTAAGAACTGTAAAGAAGAGGGAGACCAATATTCTGTTATTACGTTTGGTTCGCCTTTACCATCCACTGCATAAGCTCTCAAAGCCAACGGTATAATTGGAGGTACTTCTAGAACTGTAACTGGCATATATATCTCTTTACCATTAGTAGGAGAGTTAGGCCAATCATCAATCATAAAAACATGTGACATGCCAACCTTATATCCCACAAAGCCCAACAATTTTGGATTCGGCGAATTTATTTGTGGCCATGTTCTAGGTGTTGGTAATAACTCAGATGATCTTTTCCTAGGTCTAAGACCAGCTGATCCACGTCTAGGTGAGGCTAACTTTCGATGACCCATTCTTAATCCCCGCTAATTGCTATTTCACCTATCACTCAAGCATTATAAATCTAACTTAACAGAAGGTTTAGAATAGACAGAGAATAAGCCAATGCCTCTTCCGCCCTTATATCTAAAACTCCTTGTTTAATAACAAAGTTATATGACTTATCCAAATATTGTTTACCTAACCTTTGTAATAGATTTCCAGCTGGTGGTCCAATAAGCAAAGTAAGGCCATATTTACTGTACAAGTTGGCCAACTCTTCCTTTGCTTTTAAGGGATTTTTTCCATTCCTACTTGCAATTATAAGATTATCAAAGTTGAGTATCTTGTTAAAGTCTACAAACTCGTTTTTAACTCCGCTATAATAGAAACCACTATAATCGATATAACCAACTTTTAGGGAGTCAGTAATCAGAATGGACTTTGATGATGAATTTATTCTCTTTTTTAAACCGAAATCACCCTTAAAGCCTAATCTTATCTCGCCTTCAACAACTTGTTTAAAAATAAGGTGATATGGTATTGCCAAGGGACTCATTAAACCAACTTTCTTTAAATTACGACTTATAGGAACATATTTTTTAAGATACGGAGGTAAAAGAGCATATTTTGTAACATCTTTAATTATTTTTTCTAATTTAGTAGAATTTACGGAATCTGTTATCCAGTAAATTTTATTGACTCTAAATGTATTTGTGACTCTAAGTATAAATGAAAGTTTTAACGTAATTTCAAGAAGAGAATTTTCAATATCAAATATAGACAAAAAAAGAACAACATTTAAGGGCTTATAGCGTGGAAAAGGAAACATCATGTAGACTTCTTTATCCCTATTATATAAGATTCTCCTTCTATATCCCAATCCATTACGATATCCCCTTTAGGATCACCTAAAATTACCTTATTCCCCCTAGTCTCACTCTTAATAAATTCCTCCCATTTTTGTATCGTTTTTACTCTTTCTTCTGGCGCCTTTATACTAATCTCAATATAATCTACAACATTCAGTTTTAGTTGTTTTCTCATGAATTGTATCCTCCTTATGATGTCCCTAACTAATCCCTCTTCCTCTTCACTCTCGGAAATTTCCTTACTTATGACCACTATACCCTGAGCAAATTTAGATGAAACATAACCTTCAATAGTCTCTTCTGAGATAATCACGTGCGAAGTATTAAGTATTACATCAACATTATCTATTCTAGCAACGTGCTGTTTTTTATTAAGTATGTCTATAGCTATTATATCGCTGTTATTTCTAATATAATCCAATATTTTAGGAGACATACTCTTATACTCTTTACCTATGATCGACCTACTAGGCTCGACCTTATATTTACTGAAACTTTTGAATCCTTCTATTTTACTTATTTCTATATCTTTAGCGTTTAGCAGAGATAACAAGACATCTTTTATTCTATTAACCTTAGCCAACGTATCCTCATCTTCTACGAAAATATAAACCTTAGCCAATGGCCATCTTAATTTTATTCCAGCCTTAGCTCTAGCGTTTAACGACGCCTCGTTTATTTCCCTGGCAACTTCAAAAGCTCTTTCTAATTCATTATCGATAAATCTCTCATCGTAATTAATACTAGACTCCATTGATACTGATTCCTTAGGATTAACTACAAAGGATTTATAAATTTTCTCTGAAATAAACGGAATTATAGTAGATGCTAATATAATACATTGTTTTAATATGAAATAGAGAATATAATACATTGCTATCTTATCCTGAGTGTTAGCTTCAATCCACGCTCTTTTTCTTATTAACCTTATGTAAAACCTGCTTACATCTTCAACTAGAAAGTTTATCAAGTAATTAGCCATTTCATGAACCTTATAATTCTTCATTGACTCATTTACCTTCTTTAACATTGAGTTAAATCTCGATAGTATCCATAAATCTTCTATCTTAGCATATTTTATAACATCGTCAAGAGTATACTTAACGGGTTCAAAGTTATCCAAATTCATATACATTGATGCAAAGACGTACGTGTTCCAAATTATTTGCAAATCCCTTTTAGTTAGCTCTAACGCTCTCCATGAAAATCTTGCATCCTCCCATGTAGTGTTTCTGAGAAGCCATAAACGTAATATATCCCTTCCATACCTTTGAATTACTACAGAAGGTTCGACATAATTGCCTAGACTCTTATGCATTTCTCTACCTTGTTCGTCTAGCATAAATCCATGAACTAATACAGAAACATAGGGGGCTTTATCTAGTAATATTAACCCAGATCTAAGCAAACTAAAGAACCAACCCCTTAACTGATCATGACCTTCTAGAACTAGATCTACTGGACCTAACTCCTTCCACTTCTCTTGCCAATCTTTACCTAAACTAGCAAAGAAAGCCACACCACTATCGAACCAAACGTCTGCCACATCAGTAATTCTCTTAGCAACTCCACCGCACTTATTACATTTTACCCTTACATTATCTATCCACGGTCTATGTAAATCGTTAGGAACTGAATCTATTGCTATACTCTCTAAGTCTTCTCTACTTCCAACTACTATCACATTATTGCACTTTTCACAAATCCATATAGGAAGAGGAGTTCCCCAGAACCTTTGCCTACTTATAACCCAATCTCTAAGCTCCTTAACCATGTTAGATATTCTGGATTTACCCCAATCCGGAATCCAGTTTACATTCTCTATCTCCTTAAGCATTTCATCTTTTATTTTCGTGACTCTTATGAACCACTGATCAATAGCCCTAAGTACTAATGGAGTCTTACATCTCCAGCATACTGGATAACGGTGAACTATTTTCCCTTCGAAGAATAAAGCGTTTTTCGACTTCAGATCGTTAATTACCACCTTAGATGCGTCTCTAACTTTCAATCCTTTATATTTCCCACCTTCTTCAGTAAATTCTCCCCTATCATTAACGAACATTACTACTGGAAAGCCATATTTTTGACCTATCAAGAAGTCTTCTTCACCATGTCCAGTGGCAGCATGTACAAGACCGGTACCATCGGTTAATGTAACTACATTACCAGCATCTACAACTTGATGAAAATCATCTAATTTAGTTTGTGCGCTAACAAAATCTCTTAGGGGATGCTTATATTTTACTCCTATTAACTCACTGCCTTTGTAGGTTCTGAGTACCTTATAATTAGTTATACTTGCCTCTTTCATAACAGCCTCTATACGATCTTTTGCAAGTACTAGTACCTCACCATTAACCTCTACATCAGCATAATCATAGTCTTTATTTACCATTACAAAAACATTAGATGGTATAGTCCATGGTGTAGTAGTCCATATTAATAGGTATCTATTTTCCTCTCCTTTAATCTTAAACTTAACATAGATCGAAGGATCCTCTAAATCCCTATATTCCGACACCTCATAATCTGATAGAGTTGTTTCACATCTAGGACACCAATGTAATACTGCGGTACCCTTATCTAACATCCCTTTTTCATAAGCTTTCTTAATTACGCTCCATGAAGAGCTTATATAAGAAGGGTCTAATGTATAGTAAGGCCTTTCCCAATCCATAAAGACTCCAACGTCCTTAAAGTTTTGTGTCATTTTAGTCGCATTGGATAACGCAAACTCTTTGCATTTATTAATGAAATTCTCTACTCCAATTTTATCTATAATCTCTTGCTTATTTAATATTCCAAGTAGCCTTTCAGTTGCAACTTCTATAGGTAATCCATGTGTATCATATCCTGGTTGGTCATGAACTTTTTTACCTAGTAATCTTTCATAGCGCAATATACAGTCCTTTATTACCTTATTCCAAATAGTCCCTATATGAGGAGTAGGGCTTGAAGGATATGGAGGGCCATCTATAAACAGAAACTTTTCCCTTCTTTTACTTACAATATCTCTTAATTTATTGTAAATTTTATTCTCTTCCCAAAATGAAATTATTTCGTCTTCGATCTTCTTAGGATCATAATTACCAGTAAGAGGCTTAATAACGGTGGATAATTCAACTCACCATACCCTATTAAACTTGACAAGTTTATAAAAATTAAACTTCGTACCCAATCAACCTTACATCACACATATATCATATATACTTATATATTTCATCCACCATATCCTTTAACTTAGCATTACCGCCAACATCCTCCGTTAGCTTATTCCCACTTTTGTAGGTCTCTATAATTGCACCCTCTAACGATTTTGATGCCAATATATATTTATTCTCCTTAGATACATCATACATTCTACTAAGCATCATGGAGACAGATAATAGAAATGCGGTAGGATTAGCTATCCCTTTTCCTGCAATATCAAAAGCTGCCCCATGTACTGGTTCAAACATAGATTTCCTATCTCCAATATTTGCAGATGGAGCTAGACCCAAACTTCCAGCTATCTGACTAGCCTCATCACTTAGAATATCGCCATAAACGTTACTAGTCACTATTACGTCAAACCGAGTTGGATCTCGCACTAAATTGGCGGCAGCTGCATCAACATACATCTCATCGAAATTCACCTTGCCTTTCAAGACTTCCCTACAGACACTTGCGAAAAGCCCATCCGTAATTCTCATAACGTTAGCCTTATGGACACACGTAACTTTATG is a genomic window containing:
- a CDS encoding 50S ribosomal protein L14, which encodes MSEKIQVLGSRKGLTPSLQHYSVVNVADNSGAKEAMIIGVYGYRGVLRRVPFANIADMVMVSVKRGTPEVRKQKFRAVIVRQRMPYRRPDGTWISFEDNAVVIINPDGTPKGTEVRGPIAREAAERWPKIASLATLVV
- a CDS encoding 30S ribosomal protein S17: MGSKGKMVKDPGIPNVVIPEKACEDEDCPYHGSLRVRGIILEGVIVKYKGTKAAVIERQYLYYDSKYKRYERRRSRIHAHVPPCVNVREGDKVIIGECRPLSKSISFVVLSKVS
- a CDS encoding ribonuclease P protein subunit — protein: MILDYINSKIRILWYTDPSLISREGLILLETEKTFLIRLRGKNKVIRIFKAHGIFEITFKGKSFIIAGYRLVRKPWRRI
- the rpmC gene encoding 50S ribosomal protein L29: MTVDLEELRKMEKGELIKKVDELRLELMKLRVQARMGTLKNTASIRNTRKDIARILTVLSEKKREGKGKAKVENK
- a CDS encoding 30S ribosomal protein S3; this translates as MPNIKRYFLEKSIVKVKIDEYLAKQYYNAEYAGVEVLKTPIGTRVIIYAGRPSMIIGRGGRNIKQLAQIFEKVFGLENPQITITNVENPELNARVMAFRLAIALEKGYHFRRAAFISMRRIMNAGALGAEIIISGKLTTERARYEKLKEGIVYKSGQQLEKMIDRAIAIAMLKPGIFGVEVVITKPLKIEDKISLKESPSVPQEVSVTNVTFIEESSQKSEEKGEGEKE
- a CDS encoding 50S ribosomal protein L22 is translated as MASWNYPQLNLDELKIAKAVIRDVPASIRDLYNVCKAIRGMYLNDAKDFLNRVLEEKEALPFWRYNKGASHKANISAKWKIKAGRYPKKAIRQVLKLLENAEANATNKGLDIDKLIIRHIAAHKGITLERYMPRAFGRATAKYRRTSNVEVILEEVE
- a CDS encoding 30S ribosomal protein S19, whose translation is MSLEIPPEWKNFKYRGKSIDELLNMPMDEFIKLLPSRQRRSLKRGFTDAQRHLLEKIRKYRREGKVNKTIKTHVRNLVILPELIGLKMAVYNGKEFVEFTVTPEMIGHYLGEYSITTKKVEHGEPGLKATRSSLFLAMKG
- a CDS encoding 50S ribosomal protein L2, yielding MGKNLLQQRAGKGSPTFRSPSWLRIGKVRYPNIFGHLVGKVIDIVHNPGMNTPVAIIKLENGTKFLTQAIQGLVINQKIEFGKGSPIANGNVIEIGDAPEGTIVCNVEENFGDGGKYARSAGSYAVVVGKSGDKVLIKLPSDKIKAVSNKARATVGVVAGGGVVEKPLLKAGANYWKYKVKAKKWPIVRGVAMNVVDHPHGGGLHQSVSRPSTVSRNAPPGRKVGHIAARRTGRKEGK
- a CDS encoding 50S ribosomal protein L23 → MIQMALATEKALKLIESYNTLTLIVDKSDTRDDIKKSVERLFSVKVVKVNVVITPQGYKKAYVKLAPEYKASDIAHRLGIL
- the rpl4p gene encoding 50S ribosomal protein L4, which translates into the protein MYLELVKKNSVILDKDGNKVKEVELPFIFSFPVRKDIIRRVFLAEFTHSLQPKGRDPMAGKRTSAESFGINLGMARVPRVKNSGEAALAPNTVGGRLTFPPSVDKKLVEEVNDKEKQLAVISALSATADKVFVKARGHVFKDSVSFPIVVTDDIVSLKTASEVEEFLEKIGVYDDVKRVKERIRIRAGKGKMRGRKYKESIGPLIIVHDSNSPIVKAARNIAGVDVVNAKDVSVIHLAPGAHSGRLTIYTETSIKILDERLSKRLVS
- a CDS encoding 50S ribosomal protein L3, yielding MGHRKLASPRRGSAGLRPRKRSSELLPTPRTWPQINSPNPKLLGFVGYKVGMSHVFMIDDWPNSPTNGKEIYMPVTVLEVPPIIPLALRAYAVDGKGEPNVITEYWSPSSLQFLDITRRIHSLSSFLKNDESKKKFEEKFGSKLDLIKSNLDRIVYFRLLVATQPRKIPSLGKKVPDLVEIQIGGGEKKAQLDYALNVLGKEISIKDVFKEGQLIDVVGVTKGKGFAGVIKRYSVVELPRWHKHRKGSRKIGTRGPSLGTPSYTPQPGQLGFHRRTEYNKRIIKIGDDPKEINPAGGFVRYGIVRNTYILLEGSILGSKKRPIFLREAVRPSYVFENAPKITYVNLLSKQG
- a CDS encoding putative RNA uridine N3 methyltransferase, which gives rise to MMFPFPRYKPLNVVLFLSIFDIENSLLEITLKLSFILRVTNTFRVNKIYWITDSVNSTKLEKIIKDVTKYALLPPYLKKYVPISRNLKKVGLMSPLAIPYHLIFKQVVEGEIRLGFKGDFGLKKRINSSSKSILITDSLKVGYIDYSGFYYSGVKNEFVDFNKILNFDNLIIASRNGKNPLKAKEELANLYSKYGLTLLIGPPAGNLLQRLGKQYLDKSYNFVIKQGVLDIRAEEALAYSLSILNLLLS
- the ileS gene encoding isoleucine--tRNA ligase, with product MKPLTGNYDPKKIEDEIISFWEENKIYNKLRDIVSKRREKFLFIDGPPYPSSPTPHIGTIWNKVIKDCILRYERLLGKKVHDQPGYDTHGLPIEVATERLLGILNKQEIIDKIGVENFINKCKEFALSNATKMTQNFKDVGVFMDWERPYYTLDPSYISSSWSVIKKAYEKGMLDKGTAVLHWCPRCETTLSDYEVSEYRDLEDPSIYVKFKIKGEENRYLLIWTTTPWTIPSNVFVMVNKDYDYADVEVNGEVLVLAKDRIEAVMKEASITNYKVLRTYKGSELIGVKYKHPLRDFVSAQTKLDDFHQVVDAGNVVTLTDGTGLVHAATGHGEEDFLIGQKYGFPVVMFVNDRGEFTEEGGKYKGLKVRDASKVVINDLKSKNALFFEGKIVHRYPVCWRCKTPLVLRAIDQWFIRVTKIKDEMLKEIENVNWIPDWGKSRISNMVKELRDWVISRQRFWGTPLPIWICEKCNNVIVVGSREDLESIAIDSVPNDLHRPWIDNVRVKCNKCGGVAKRITDVADVWFDSGVAFFASLGKDWQEKWKELGPVDLVLEGHDQLRGWFFSLLRSGLILLDKAPYVSVLVHGFMLDEQGREMHKSLGNYVEPSVVIQRYGRDILRLWLLRNTTWEDARFSWRALELTKRDLQIIWNTYVFASMYMNLDNFEPVKYTLDDVIKYAKIEDLWILSRFNSMLKKVNESMKNYKVHEMANYLINFLVEDVSRFYIRLIRKRAWIEANTQDKIAMYYILYFILKQCIILASTIIPFISEKIYKSFVVNPKESVSMESSINYDERFIDNELERAFEVAREINEASLNARAKAGIKLRWPLAKVYIFVEDEDTLAKVNRIKDVLLSLLNAKDIEISKIEGFKSFSKYKVEPSRSIIGKEYKSMSPKILDYIRNNSDIIAIDILNKKQHVARIDNVDVILNTSHVIISEETIEGYVSSKFAQGIVVISKEISESEEEEGLVRDIIRRIQFMRKQLKLNVVDYIEISIKAPEERVKTIQKWEEFIKSETRGNKVILGDPKGDIVMDWDIEGESYIIGIKKST
- a CDS encoding isocitrate/isopropylmalate family dehydrogenase, translating into MTFQVAVIPGDGIGPELYEGSKRVIAKLIEKYNLDINLIEVEAGDTALNKYGEALPKQTLSVIEKADIILKGPVGETAMDVVVKLRQMYDMYANIRPAKSLPNVQSKYSNVDLLIVRENTEDLYKGFEFVPSSGVAIAIKVTTEFASKRIVNVALNYALIRRHKVTCVHKANVMRITDGLFASVCREVLKGKVNFDEMYVDAAAANLVRDPTRFDVIVTSNVYGDILSDEASQIAGSLGLAPSANIGDRKSMFEPVHGAAFDIAGKGIANPTAFLLSVSMMLSRMYDVSKENKYILASKSLEGAIIETYKSGNKLTEDVGGNAKLKDMVDEIYKYI